Proteins encoded together in one Micromonospora kangleipakensis window:
- a CDS encoding DUF4190 domain-containing protein has translation MNAPYPPPPPPPAAGRDRTTLWGVLGIVLGLICCGILGIVFGWLSIRDAKRFGKSPVLGYLAIAFGVINLIGSAIWRASGRDLYWYR, from the coding sequence GTGAACGCTCCGTATCCGCCGCCGCCACCACCGCCGGCCGCCGGCCGGGACCGCACCACCCTCTGGGGCGTACTGGGCATCGTCCTCGGCCTGATCTGCTGCGGCATCCTCGGCATCGTCTTCGGCTGGCTCTCGATCCGGGACGCGAAGCGGTTCGGCAAGTCCCCGGTGCTCGGCTACCTGGCCATCGCGTTCGGCGTGATCAACCTCATCGGCAGTGCGATCTGGCGGGCCAGCGGCCGCGACCTGTACTGGTACAGGTGA
- the sucD gene encoding succinate--CoA ligase subunit alpha yields MAIWLTKDSKVIVQGMTGSEGSKHTRRMLAAGTNVVGGVNPRKAGQTVDFDGTELPVFASVADAMKETGADVTVIFVPPQFTKGAVVEAIDAGIDLAVVITEGVPVHDTAAFWAYNVAKGERTRIIGPNCPGIASPGASNAGIIPADITGTGRIGLVSKSGTLTYQMMYELRDIGFSTCVGIGGDPIIGTTHIDALAAFEADPETDAIVMIGEIGGDAEERAAEFIKANVTKPVVGYIAGFTAPPGKTMGHAGAIISGSAGTAEAKKEALEAVGVKVGKTPTETAKLMREIMSAG; encoded by the coding sequence ATGGCTATCTGGCTGACCAAGGACTCCAAGGTCATCGTGCAGGGGATGACCGGTTCCGAGGGTTCCAAGCACACCCGGCGGATGCTCGCCGCCGGCACCAACGTGGTGGGCGGCGTCAACCCGCGCAAGGCGGGTCAGACGGTCGACTTCGACGGCACCGAGCTGCCGGTCTTCGCGTCCGTCGCGGACGCCATGAAGGAGACCGGGGCCGACGTCACGGTCATCTTCGTGCCGCCGCAGTTCACCAAGGGCGCGGTCGTCGAGGCGATCGACGCCGGCATCGACCTGGCCGTGGTGATCACCGAGGGCGTTCCGGTGCACGACACCGCCGCCTTCTGGGCGTACAACGTGGCCAAGGGCGAGCGGACCCGGATCATCGGGCCGAACTGCCCGGGCATCGCCTCGCCGGGCGCCTCCAACGCCGGCATCATCCCGGCCGACATCACCGGCACCGGCCGGATCGGCCTGGTCAGCAAGAGCGGCACGCTGACCTACCAGATGATGTACGAGCTGCGGGACATCGGCTTCTCGACCTGCGTCGGCATCGGCGGCGACCCGATCATCGGGACCACCCACATCGACGCCCTGGCCGCGTTCGAGGCGGACCCGGAGACCGACGCCATCGTGATGATCGGTGAGATCGGTGGCGACGCCGAGGAGCGGGCCGCCGAGTTCATCAAGGCCAACGTCACCAAGCCGGTGGTTGGCTACATCGCCGGCTTCACCGCGCCGCCCGGCAAGACCATGGGTCACGCCGGCGCGATCATCTCCGGCTCGGCGGGCACCGCCGAGGCGAAGAAGGAGGCCCTGGAGGCCGTCGGCGTGAAGGTCGGCAAGACCCCGACCGAGACCGCCAAGCTGATGCGGGAGATCATGTCCGCCGGCTGA
- the purN gene encoding phosphoribosylglycinamide formyltransferase gives MTEPASVARLVVLVSGSGSNLQALLDAAVDPAYGARVVAVGADRDGIAGLGRAVAAGVPTFVDRVKDHPTREDWDKALTAHIAEHRPDLVISAGFLKLVGPHFLAAFGDRYLNTHNTLLPAFPGIHGPRDALAYGVKVTGATLFFVDAGMDTGPIVAQVAVPVLDDDDEETLTERIKEAERRQLVEQVGRLVRQGWTITGRKVTVP, from the coding sequence GTGACCGAGCCCGCGTCCGTCGCCCGCCTCGTCGTCCTCGTCTCCGGCTCCGGCAGCAACCTCCAGGCGCTGCTGGACGCCGCCGTCGACCCCGCGTACGGGGCCCGGGTGGTCGCCGTCGGCGCCGACCGGGACGGGATCGCGGGCCTGGGCCGGGCCGTCGCGGCCGGGGTGCCGACCTTCGTCGACCGGGTGAAGGACCACCCGACCCGGGAGGACTGGGACAAGGCGCTGACCGCGCACATCGCGGAGCATCGACCCGACCTGGTCATCAGCGCCGGCTTCCTGAAGCTCGTCGGCCCGCACTTCCTGGCCGCGTTCGGCGACCGCTACCTCAACACGCACAACACGCTGCTGCCGGCGTTCCCCGGCATCCACGGCCCCCGGGACGCCCTTGCCTACGGCGTGAAGGTCACCGGGGCCACCCTCTTCTTCGTCGACGCCGGGATGGACACCGGCCCGATCGTCGCGCAGGTCGCCGTGCCGGTGCTGGACGACGACGACGAGGAGACGCTCACCGAGCGCATCAAGGAAGCCGAGCGGCGCCAGCTCGTCGAGCAGGTCGGCCGGCTGGTCCGCCAAGGTTGGACGATCACCGGAAGAAAGGTCACCGTGCCGTGA
- a CDS encoding DUF6350 family protein produces MSPVTPDQPRRPAAGVAADTRPPGRARPASRVPAPRSGEAPRGRAPLPVAAGVAAGWAALTSWLPVTVVLGLAQLSEDAGSLPGALRTGLAGWLLGHGVPLETSAGPLGLAPLALGALAVWRLTRAGVHVSRAIGARAGRSPRQALTVAVAVGIGYALLGALAAVVVGAGGPRVSPVRAAVTFAVFGALSALVGALRTTGVSALLARRSPPPLRDGVRTGLVAGLLLLGAGAGAAGLSVATGGGDAADMIGAYRTGVAGQAGITLVSLAYAPNATVWSAAYLLGPGFAVGTDTAVRTSEVSVGALPAVPLLAGLPRGPVDGLGAGLLAVPVLAGMAAGWLLARRLLRLAAEDRVVLGWGPLLVPAALAGPVAGLLLGGAAAASGGPLGGGRLAEIGPVPWQVAAVAAVVVAVGALLGAAATKLLARSPGPDPTPRRPAPAARP; encoded by the coding sequence ATGTCACCCGTCACCCCTGACCAGCCTCGCCGTCCCGCCGCCGGAGTCGCCGCCGACACCCGGCCGCCCGGCCGCGCCCGGCCGGCGTCCCGGGTGCCCGCGCCCCGGTCGGGGGAGGCGCCGCGCGGCCGCGCGCCGCTGCCCGTCGCCGCCGGCGTCGCGGCCGGGTGGGCGGCTCTCACGTCCTGGCTGCCGGTCACCGTCGTGCTGGGCCTGGCTCAGCTCAGCGAGGACGCCGGCTCGCTGCCGGGCGCGCTGCGCACCGGGCTGGCCGGCTGGCTGCTCGGTCACGGGGTGCCGCTGGAGACCTCCGCCGGCCCGCTCGGCCTGGCGCCGCTGGCGCTGGGCGCGCTGGCGGTCTGGCGGTTGACCCGGGCCGGGGTGCACGTCAGCCGGGCCATCGGCGCCCGCGCCGGTCGGTCGCCGCGGCAGGCGCTCACCGTCGCGGTCGCGGTCGGCATCGGGTACGCGCTGCTCGGCGCCCTCGCCGCGGTCGTCGTCGGCGCGGGCGGTCCGCGGGTCTCTCCGGTCCGGGCGGCGGTCACCTTCGCGGTCTTCGGCGCGCTCTCGGCGCTGGTCGGCGCGCTGCGCACCACCGGTGTGTCGGCGCTGCTGGCCCGGCGTTCCCCGCCGCCGTTGCGGGACGGGGTGCGGACCGGGCTGGTTGCCGGGCTGCTGCTGCTCGGGGCGGGCGCCGGGGCGGCCGGCCTGTCGGTGGCGACCGGGGGCGGCGACGCCGCCGACATGATCGGGGCGTACCGGACCGGGGTGGCCGGTCAGGCGGGCATCACCCTGGTCAGCCTCGCGTACGCGCCGAACGCCACCGTCTGGTCGGCCGCCTACCTGCTCGGCCCCGGGTTCGCCGTCGGCACCGACACGGCGGTGCGGACCAGCGAGGTCTCCGTCGGCGCGCTGCCGGCCGTACCACTGCTGGCCGGACTGCCGCGCGGGCCGGTCGACGGGCTCGGCGCCGGCCTGCTTGCGGTGCCGGTGCTGGCCGGGATGGCCGCCGGCTGGCTGCTCGCGCGGCGGCTGCTGCGGCTGGCCGCCGAGGACCGCGTGGTGCTCGGCTGGGGGCCGCTGCTCGTGCCGGCGGCGCTCGCCGGACCGGTCGCCGGCCTGCTGCTCGGCGGGGCCGCGGCCGCCTCCGGCGGGCCGCTCGGCGGCGGTCGGCTGGCCGAGATCGGCCCGGTGCCCTGGCAGGTGGCCGCGGTGGCCGCCGTGGTCGTCGCCGTCGGCGCGCTGCTCGGCGCCGCCGCCACCAAGCTCCTCGCCCGCTCGCCGGGCCCCGATCCGACCCCGCGCCGCCCCGCACCCGCCGCCCGGCCCTGA
- a CDS encoding DUF4190 domain-containing protein, which yields MQPGHPGQDPYGQQPPQDPTAPQYQDPYAPPPQAPQYGQQPPAGQPYGQPQDPYAQPQAPQYGQQPTSGQPYGQPTSGQPYGQPTSGQPYGQPTSGQPYGQQPYQDPYGQQPPYGAAPTYPNAGYPMPQGQNNTLGLIGMIAGIASIVLGLCCPALGIPAGIAGVVLGVLGQKKAQQGEASNAGQARAGLICGAIGVVLGIINAIAGAAINWNNFS from the coding sequence ATGCAGCCCGGTCACCCCGGTCAGGACCCGTACGGCCAGCAGCCGCCGCAGGACCCGACCGCCCCGCAGTACCAGGACCCGTACGCCCCGCCGCCGCAGGCGCCGCAGTACGGGCAGCAGCCGCCGGCCGGCCAGCCCTACGGCCAGCCGCAGGACCCGTACGCCCAGCCGCAGGCGCCGCAGTACGGGCAGCAGCCGACCTCGGGCCAGCCCTACGGCCAGCCCACCTCCGGCCAGCCGTACGGCCAGCCCACCTCGGGACAGCCCTACGGGCAGCCGACCTCCGGCCAGCCCTACGGGCAGCAGCCGTACCAGGACCCGTACGGCCAGCAGCCGCCCTACGGCGCCGCGCCGACGTACCCGAACGCCGGCTACCCGATGCCGCAGGGGCAGAACAACACGCTCGGCCTGATCGGCATGATCGCCGGTATCGCGTCCATTGTGCTCGGTCTCTGCTGCCCCGCGCTCGGCATCCCGGCCGGCATCGCCGGCGTGGTGCTCGGCGTGCTCGGCCAGAAGAAGGCCCAGCAGGGCGAGGCGAGCAACGCGGGCCAGGCCAGGGCGGGCCTGATCTGCGGCGCGATCGGCGTGGTGCTCGGCATCATCAACGCCATCGCCGGGGCCGCCATCAACTGGAACAACTTCTCCTGA
- a CDS encoding CD225/dispanin family protein codes for MQPGYPQQQPPQIDNNMTMSIVSIFLCWPLAIPAIINASKVNPLLQQGDYAGAQAAAAESKKWSKWALIVGIVLWVISIVCCIALGVGGMMSGSNSTY; via the coding sequence ATGCAGCCTGGTTACCCGCAGCAGCAGCCGCCGCAGATCGACAACAACATGACGATGTCGATCGTCTCGATCTTCCTGTGCTGGCCGCTGGCCATCCCGGCCATCATCAACGCGTCCAAGGTGAACCCGCTGCTCCAGCAGGGCGACTACGCCGGCGCCCAGGCGGCGGCGGCCGAGTCGAAGAAGTGGTCCAAGTGGGCCCTGATCGTCGGCATCGTCCTCTGGGTGATCTCGATCGTGTGCTGCATCGCCCTGGGCGTCGGCGGAATGATGAGCGGCAGCAACTCGACCTACTGA